A DNA window from Enterobacter asburiae contains the following coding sequences:
- the potH gene encoding putrescine ABC transporter permease PotH, whose product MSALEPPARAEKPGGFAQWLTRLQMNHGRKLVIAMPYVWLILLFLLPFLIVFKISLAEMARAIPPYTNLLDWADGQLTLTLNLGNFLQLTDDPLYFEAYLQSLQVAAISTLCCLVMGYPLAWAVAHSKPSTRNILLLLVILPSWTSFLIRVYAWMGILKNNGVLNNFLMWLGVIDQPLTILHTNLAVYIGIVYAYLPFMVLPIYTALTRIDYSLVEASLDLGARPLKTFFSVIVPLTKGGIIAGSMLVFIPAVGEFVIPELLGGPDSIMIGRVLWQEFFNNRDWPVASAVAIVMLLLLIVPIMWFHKHQQKQMGDHG is encoded by the coding sequence ATGAGTGCACTTGAACCTCCAGCTCGCGCAGAAAAGCCGGGCGGTTTTGCCCAGTGGCTGACGCGCTTGCAGATGAACCACGGCCGCAAGCTGGTGATCGCCATGCCGTACGTGTGGCTGATCCTGCTGTTCCTGCTGCCGTTTCTGATTGTTTTCAAGATAAGCCTGGCGGAAATGGCGCGGGCGATCCCGCCCTATACCAACCTGCTGGACTGGGCCGACGGGCAGCTGACGCTGACGCTTAACCTCGGCAACTTCCTGCAGCTCACCGACGATCCGCTCTATTTCGAAGCCTATCTGCAGTCGCTGCAGGTGGCGGCGATCTCGACGCTCTGCTGTCTGGTGATGGGCTACCCGCTGGCGTGGGCGGTGGCGCACAGCAAGCCGTCGACGCGTAACATCCTGCTGCTGCTGGTGATCCTGCCGTCGTGGACCTCGTTCCTGATCCGCGTTTACGCCTGGATGGGGATCCTGAAAAACAACGGCGTGCTGAATAACTTTCTCATGTGGCTCGGGGTTATCGATCAGCCGCTGACGATCCTGCACACCAACCTCGCGGTCTATATCGGCATTGTGTACGCCTATCTGCCGTTCATGGTGCTGCCGATCTATACGGCGCTTACGCGCATTGATTACTCGCTGGTGGAAGCGTCGCTCGATCTCGGCGCCCGTCCGTTAAAAACCTTCTTCAGCGTGATTGTCCCGCTGACCAAAGGCGGCATTATCGCCGGGTCAATGCTGGTCTTTATCCCGGCGGTAGGGGAGTTTGTGATCCCGGAACTGCTCGGCGGCCCGGACAGCATCATGATTGGCCGCGTGCTGTGGCAGGAGTTCTTCAATAACCGCGACTGGCCGGTGGCCTCGGCGGTGGCGATCGTGATGCTCCTGCTGCTGATCGTGCCGATTATGTGGTTCCACAAGCATCAGCAGAAACAGATGGGAGATCACGGATGA
- the potG gene encoding putrescine ABC transporter ATP-binding subunit PotG: MNDAIPRPQAKVRKALTPLLEIRNLTKSFDGQHAVDDVSLTIYKGEIFALLGASGCGKSTLLRMLAGFEQPTAGQIMLDGVDLSSVPPYQRPINMMFQSYALFPHMTVEQNIAFGLKQDKLPKAEITARVAEMLSLVHMQEFAKRKPHQLSGGQRQRVALARSLAKRPKLLLLDEPMGALDKKLRDRMQLEVVDILERVGVTCVMVTHDQEEAMTMAGRIAIMNRGKFVQIGEPEEIYEHPTTRYSAEFIGSVNVFEGLLKDRQEDGLVIESPGLQHPLKVDPDNSVVDNVPVYVALRPEKIMLCEDPPADGYNFAVGEVVHIAYLGDLSIYHVRLKSGQMLSAQLQNEHRYRKGQPTWGDEVRLCWDADSCVVLTV; encoded by the coding sequence GTGAATGACGCGATCCCCCGCCCGCAGGCGAAAGTCCGTAAAGCGCTGACCCCGCTTCTTGAAATTCGTAACCTCACCAAATCTTTCGATGGCCAGCATGCCGTGGACGACGTCAGCCTGACTATCTATAAAGGCGAAATTTTTGCCCTCCTGGGAGCTTCTGGCTGCGGAAAATCGACCCTGCTGCGTATGCTGGCCGGTTTTGAACAGCCCACCGCCGGGCAAATCATGCTTGATGGCGTGGATCTCTCCAGCGTGCCGCCGTATCAGCGCCCGATTAACATGATGTTCCAGTCCTACGCGCTGTTCCCGCACATGACGGTGGAGCAGAACATCGCCTTTGGCCTGAAGCAGGACAAGCTGCCGAAGGCCGAAATTACCGCGCGCGTGGCCGAGATGCTGAGTCTGGTGCACATGCAAGAGTTTGCGAAGCGTAAGCCGCATCAGCTCTCCGGCGGCCAGCGCCAGCGCGTGGCCCTGGCCCGCAGTCTGGCAAAACGCCCGAAACTGCTGCTGCTCGACGAACCGATGGGCGCGCTGGATAAAAAACTGCGCGACCGTATGCAGCTCGAAGTGGTGGATATCCTCGAGCGCGTGGGGGTGACCTGCGTGATGGTCACCCACGACCAGGAAGAGGCGATGACCATGGCCGGGCGTATCGCGATCATGAACCGCGGGAAGTTCGTGCAGATTGGCGAGCCGGAAGAGATTTATGAGCACCCGACCACCCGCTACAGCGCGGAGTTCATCGGCTCGGTCAACGTTTTCGAAGGGCTGCTGAAAGATCGTCAGGAAGATGGCCTGGTCATCGAATCGCCGGGGCTGCAGCATCCGCTTAAGGTCGATCCGGATAACTCCGTGGTGGATAACGTGCCGGTCTACGTCGCGCTGCGTCCGGAGAAGATCATGCTCTGTGAGGATCCGCCTGCCGATGGCTATAACTTTGCCGTGGGCGAAGTGGTGCACATTGCCTACCTGGGCGATCTGTCTATCTACCACGTGCGGCTGAAAAGCGGGCAGATGCTCAGCGCGCAGCTACAGAACGAACATCGCTACCGCAAGGGGCAGCCAACATGGGGTGACGAAGTGCGCCTGTGCTGGGATGCTGACAGTTGCGTCGTGCTGACGGTATAA